One segment of Altererythrobacter sp. Root672 DNA contains the following:
- a CDS encoding DUF1971 domain-containing protein, which translates to MRKLFERYEGSFNRALSGVVDLEEVVSLYAPEFIGAAPGGVMTGKNDDKFALAMAEGYARYRTIGMKDMHLREVRISPIDDLHCLAHVGWTATYARWDQPDVAIDFEVQYFVRTLEGEPKVFGWVTGDEETLLREHGILGPPDGLRTYKRTATYTEDSIPAGLLKDHATKEGTWGLIHVEQGKLRFLVTDDRRPLIERILTPETDPGLVEPTILHHVEPLGQVRFHVEFLQRDEMPSPI; encoded by the coding sequence GTGAGGAAACTCTTCGAGCGTTACGAAGGCTCGTTCAATCGGGCCTTGAGCGGCGTCGTCGATCTTGAGGAAGTCGTCTCGCTCTACGCGCCCGAGTTCATTGGAGCTGCCCCCGGCGGTGTGATGACCGGGAAGAACGACGACAAGTTCGCTTTGGCCATGGCGGAGGGCTATGCCCGCTATCGGACGATCGGGATGAAGGACATGCATCTCCGCGAAGTCCGCATCTCACCAATCGACGATCTTCATTGCCTGGCCCACGTTGGCTGGACGGCGACCTATGCCCGCTGGGATCAGCCGGATGTGGCGATCGACTTCGAGGTCCAATACTTCGTCAGGACGCTCGAGGGGGAACCGAAGGTGTTCGGTTGGGTGACGGGTGACGAAGAAACCCTGTTGAGGGAACACGGAATCCTGGGCCCTCCGGACGGGCTCCGTACCTACAAGCGCACCGCGACCTATACCGAAGACAGCATTCCCGCGGGCCTGCTCAAGGACCACGCGACCAAGGAAGGCACCTGGGGCCTGATTCATGTGGAGCAAGGCAAGCTCCGCTTTCTGGTCACGGACGATCGCCGTCCGCTTATCGAGCGGATCCTGACGCCGGAAACCGATCCGGGCTTAGTTGAGCCGACGATCCTCCATCATGTCGAACCGCTGGGGCAGGTCCGATTTCATGTCGAGTTTCTCCAGCGCGATGAAATGCCCTCTCCCATATGA
- a CDS encoding helix-turn-helix domain-containing protein, giving the protein MFNSPRGLSTSWPVHCRFSKKPRTWLGFYEKHGGDGLINYSSTKHCEGSVMPIRTPVEPQDASPVRGAHRVRLKLEVSGSFENGSQTSALVQNLSASGILIETGEALSLDQRIEVDLPEAGQVGATVIWTSGTLSGCRFDRPLPKAVLSAAQLRNPSPLESHSFDASDDASSRQLLANRLLDLRRRRGLSRSALAERAGLSAPSLWAWETGRVSPRRKNLLALARALDVSERELLPEGDANTLFGQQDQADPANAKRLEDLIRSTKRQIATAAGVDVEHVKITIEL; this is encoded by the coding sequence ATGTTCAACTCGCCGCGAGGACTCTCGACTTCTTGGCCGGTACATTGTAGATTCTCGAAGAAACCAAGGACCTGGCTGGGCTTTTACGAAAAGCATGGCGGCGATGGCCTGATTAACTATTCATCAACCAAGCACTGCGAGGGCTCGGTTATGCCCATTCGCACTCCAGTTGAGCCGCAGGATGCGTCTCCAGTTCGGGGCGCGCATCGCGTTCGGCTAAAGCTTGAGGTGTCCGGTTCGTTCGAGAACGGCAGCCAGACGAGCGCGCTCGTGCAAAATCTTTCGGCATCAGGCATCCTGATTGAAACCGGTGAGGCTCTGTCGCTCGATCAGAGGATCGAGGTCGACTTGCCCGAAGCGGGTCAGGTCGGTGCGACGGTCATCTGGACGAGCGGGACGCTTTCGGGTTGCCGCTTCGATCGGCCGCTTCCCAAAGCGGTCTTGAGTGCGGCGCAGTTGCGCAACCCATCACCGCTGGAATCGCATTCGTTTGATGCTTCCGATGACGCAAGCTCGCGCCAGTTGCTGGCAAATCGCCTGCTCGATTTGCGCCGTCGTCGCGGCTTGAGCCGGTCGGCTCTGGCAGAGCGTGCTGGCCTGAGTGCACCGAGCCTGTGGGCGTGGGAGACCGGGCGGGTCTCGCCTCGTCGCAAGAACCTGCTCGCGTTGGCTCGAGCCTTGGACGTCTCGGAGCGGGAGCTCCTCCCCGAAGGCGATGCAAACACGCTTTTCGGCCAGCAGGATCAGGCCGATCCAGCTAACGCCAAGAGGCTCGAAGACCTCATTCGCTCGACCAAGCGGCAGATTGCCACCGCCGCCGGGGTCGATGTCGAGCATGTGAAAATTACCATCGAGCTGTGA
- a CDS encoding alpha/beta hydrolase-fold protein — MNKTACIALLATTLAAAPALAQPAPSSQPASCRPQGMFAAAAGYKSVEQLPDGKVTFRICAPEAQEVRVTSNDIDEAIPMGIQPGSTRGLPMTKDATGLWTATTAVPVPADNYRFAFQVDGAKVPDPQGTTFSHERVGTNSTFEVTGQAGEFQAYDPGIPHGTVSRIEYWSSAIGAKRGAYVYTPPGYMKDSARYPVLYLVHGAGDSADSWTSVGHANYILDNLIAAQKAKPMIVVMPFGHTPDRPGTNMLANTDFGDDLIKDLIPYVDGNFRTLANQQSRAMAGLSMGGSHTIRYGLTHPELFDYIGIFSMGLGMQGPADVTAYETANDVALKKAAADLNLVYYAMGKDDFLYGTVAPTRAMFAKYGIEDVYNETGGGHTWINWRRYLTDFAPRLFQ; from the coding sequence ATGAACAAGACTGCCTGCATCGCGCTATTGGCTACCACACTCGCCGCGGCCCCTGCCCTCGCCCAGCCAGCGCCCTCATCCCAGCCCGCGAGTTGTCGCCCGCAAGGCATGTTTGCCGCGGCGGCCGGCTACAAGTCGGTCGAGCAACTGCCCGACGGCAAGGTGACCTTTCGCATCTGCGCGCCTGAAGCGCAGGAGGTCCGCGTCACCAGCAACGACATCGACGAGGCGATCCCGATGGGTATCCAACCGGGCAGCACCCGTGGCTTGCCGATGACCAAGGATGCAACTGGCCTGTGGACCGCGACAACCGCGGTGCCCGTCCCCGCCGACAACTACCGCTTCGCCTTCCAGGTCGACGGCGCCAAGGTGCCCGACCCGCAAGGCACGACCTTCAGCCACGAGCGCGTCGGCACCAACTCCACCTTCGAGGTGACCGGTCAGGCCGGCGAATTCCAAGCCTATGATCCGGGCATCCCGCACGGGACTGTGAGCCGGATCGAGTACTGGTCTTCTGCAATCGGAGCCAAGCGCGGCGCCTATGTCTACACCCCTCCGGGCTACATGAAGGACAGCGCCCGCTATCCAGTGCTCTACCTGGTGCACGGAGCGGGCGACAGCGCCGACAGCTGGACCTCGGTCGGCCACGCCAACTACATCCTCGACAACCTGATCGCGGCCCAGAAGGCCAAGCCGATGATCGTGGTCATGCCCTTTGGCCACACGCCCGACCGTCCGGGCACCAACATGCTCGCCAACACCGATTTCGGGGACGACCTGATCAAGGACCTGATCCCCTACGTCGACGGGAACTTCCGTACGCTCGCCAACCAGCAGAGCCGCGCGATGGCCGGCCTATCGATGGGCGGATCGCACACCATCCGCTATGGCCTGACCCATCCCGAGTTGTTCGACTACATCGGCATCTTCTCGATGGGCTTGGGCATGCAGGGTCCGGCTGACGTGACGGCCTACGAAACCGCCAACGACGTCGCGCTGAAGAAGGCGGCCGCGGACCTCAACCTGGTCTACTACGCGATGGGCAAGGACGATTTCCTCTACGGCACCGTCGCCCCGACCCGGGCAATGTTCGCCAAGTACGGGATCGAGGATGTCTACAACGAGACCGGCGGCGGCCACACCTGGATCAACTGGCGCCGTTACCTGACCGACTTCGCGCCGCGCTTGTTCCAATAA
- a CDS encoding molecular chaperone produces the protein MTVLKMLKSRACALAAALAVFAALSTPAAAMRVSPMVVEMETRGSDAIARVEVQNINQGNLAFETRVFLMNIDENGNIVETPADDKFLIFPPQGVLPAGGRQVIRLQWVGEPDLAASQAYYVSVQQLPVSFEPNSAEGVAAQVQLLYNMRALVVVAPPGAKPNVSATSVHQLNYQPPAAPGTDALPALQDGVEITLKNDGRRHAMMSNFGWRLEGLDANGKQLRVEVSPEELNQAVGTGYVPALGQRTFRVPIPGFGQGPITLSFIQ, from the coding sequence ATGACAGTGTTGAAGATGTTGAAGAGCCGCGCTTGCGCGCTCGCGGCGGCGCTTGCGGTTTTTGCCGCGCTGAGCACACCGGCTGCAGCCATGCGCGTTTCGCCGATGGTGGTTGAAATGGAAACGCGCGGCAGCGATGCCATCGCGCGCGTCGAGGTCCAGAACATCAACCAGGGCAACCTGGCGTTCGAGACCCGCGTCTTCCTCATGAACATCGACGAAAACGGAAACATCGTCGAGACGCCCGCCGACGACAAGTTCCTGATCTTCCCGCCGCAGGGTGTACTGCCCGCCGGCGGCCGTCAGGTCATTCGCCTGCAGTGGGTCGGTGAGCCCGACCTCGCCGCCTCGCAGGCCTATTACGTATCCGTCCAGCAGTTGCCCGTATCCTTCGAGCCAAACTCGGCAGAGGGTGTCGCAGCGCAGGTACAGCTGCTCTACAATATGCGCGCCCTGGTGGTGGTCGCCCCTCCCGGCGCGAAGCCGAATGTCAGCGCGACTTCTGTTCACCAGCTCAACTACCAGCCGCCGGCCGCGCCGGGCACCGATGCCCTGCCAGCGCTCCAGGACGGCGTTGAAATCACCTTGAAGAACGATGGCCGCCGCCATGCGATGATGTCGAACTTCGGCTGGCGCCTCGAAGGGTTGGACGCGAACGGAAAGCAACTCCGCGTCGAAGTCTCGCCCGAAGAACTCAACCAGGCCGTAGGTACCGGCTACGTGCCGGCACTCGGCCAGCGCACCTTCCGAGTTCCGATTCCCGGCTTCGGCCAAGGCCCCATCACGCTGTCGTTCATCCAGTGA
- a CDS encoding MFS transporter, giving the protein MENKSTVRAAFIAVTTLFFAWGFITSLIDPLVAAVKGIFTLTDVQAQLSAFAFFIAYGLVSFPAAALISRVKPVPAILLALGMMAVACLIMLGAANLAIYTLVLVGLFVLASGITILQVAANPLAAALGPPERSHFRLTLSQTFNSFGTFIGPFLGAVLFLEGVEVKEGTAITPEVRDAALAGIDRAYFWICGLLLLLLAFFWFNRKTVAAAAPEPAVSHGIGAMISDAIASRWALLGGAAIFLYVGAEVSIGTQMALFLNSDGIWGGSDAPFGVPLLGHAMGSDGVPGVSLQEAGKAVAFYWGGAMVGRAVGSALLARFSAWRLLALFTAIAAGMCAYVFVIGGVTAGFVALSIGLFNSIMFPVIFTLTLERSTASEQATSGLLCTAIVGGAFLPLLVGAVSDNAGYVASFVVPAACYLLLCVFALSAGRARAVVRTADVTFH; this is encoded by the coding sequence ATGGAAAACAAGTCGACGGTGCGCGCGGCCTTTATTGCCGTGACCACGCTGTTCTTCGCCTGGGGTTTCATCACCTCGCTGATCGATCCGCTGGTTGCGGCGGTGAAGGGCATCTTCACGCTCACCGACGTGCAGGCGCAGCTTTCCGCATTCGCCTTCTTCATCGCCTATGGTCTGGTGTCGTTTCCAGCTGCGGCGCTGATCTCGCGGGTGAAGCCGGTGCCGGCGATCCTGCTCGCGCTGGGGATGATGGCGGTTGCCTGCCTGATCATGCTCGGGGCGGCCAACCTGGCGATCTACACGCTCGTGCTCGTCGGCCTGTTCGTGCTGGCGAGCGGCATCACCATCCTGCAGGTTGCGGCAAATCCGCTGGCCGCGGCCCTCGGCCCTCCAGAGCGCAGCCACTTCCGCCTCACGCTATCGCAAACCTTCAATAGCTTCGGCACTTTCATCGGCCCGTTCCTCGGCGCGGTGTTGTTCCTCGAAGGGGTGGAAGTGAAGGAAGGCACCGCGATCACGCCGGAGGTGCGCGACGCCGCGCTGGCAGGCATCGACCGGGCCTATTTCTGGATTTGCGGCTTGCTGCTGCTGCTGCTCGCCTTCTTCTGGTTCAACCGCAAGACGGTGGCGGCCGCTGCGCCGGAACCAGCTGTGTCCCACGGAATCGGGGCGATGATCTCTGACGCGATCGCCTCCAGGTGGGCGTTGCTCGGAGGTGCGGCAATCTTCCTTTACGTCGGGGCCGAAGTGTCGATCGGCACGCAGATGGCGCTGTTCCTGAATTCGGACGGCATCTGGGGTGGCTCTGACGCGCCGTTCGGCGTGCCGCTGCTCGGCCACGCGATGGGCAGCGACGGCGTGCCTGGCGTCAGCCTGCAGGAAGCCGGCAAGGCCGTGGCGTTCTACTGGGGTGGTGCGATGGTCGGCCGGGCAGTCGGTTCGGCGCTGTTGGCACGTTTCTCCGCCTGGCGGCTGCTGGCGCTATTCACCGCCATCGCCGCGGGCATGTGTGCTTATGTCTTCGTCATCGGAGGCGTCACCGCCGGATTCGTGGCGCTGAGCATCGGCCTGTTCAACTCGATCATGTTCCCGGTCATCTTCACGCTCACGCTCGAGCGTTCGACGGCAAGCGAACAGGCGACTTCGGGCCTCCTGTGCACGGCGATCGTCGGCGGCGCATTCCTGCCGTTGCTGGTGGGCGCGGTGTCGGACAACGCGGGATATGTCGCCAGCTTCGTAGTGCCCGCTGCCTGCTATCTGTTGCTGTGCGTCTTCGCGCTGTCAGCCGGGCGGGCGCGAGCCGTCGTGCGGACTGCGGACGTGACATTTCACTGA
- a CDS encoding response regulator transcription factor, with protein sequence MTKRLVYLVDDDNAVRRAVSFMLRTADYDVTTFKSGDEFVKESDTLSPGCVLLDVRMPGIDGLEAQRLIAHKGSVLPVVIMTGHGDIAMAVQAMKSGAVDFLEKPFEKAMLVSALEQGWLRLEKSDRLRLRSTEAAAQLEILSPRERDVLNGMVEGLPNKAIAHDLGISPRTVEIHRANVMSKLGVKSLSEALRLAFAATEKFESG encoded by the coding sequence ATGACTAAGCGACTAGTCTATCTCGTCGATGACGATAACGCTGTTCGTCGGGCCGTATCATTCATGCTGCGTACCGCCGACTACGATGTAACGACTTTCAAATCCGGCGACGAATTCGTCAAAGAGTCAGACACGCTTTCTCCAGGTTGTGTCTTGCTCGACGTGCGCATGCCGGGAATTGACGGCCTGGAAGCGCAACGCCTGATCGCTCACAAGGGCAGTGTCCTGCCGGTCGTGATCATGACTGGCCACGGCGACATCGCGATGGCTGTGCAGGCTATGAAATCCGGCGCAGTGGATTTTCTCGAAAAGCCCTTCGAGAAAGCCATGCTGGTGAGTGCGTTGGAGCAAGGCTGGCTGCGGCTCGAAAAGTCGGACCGCTTGCGGCTCAGGTCAACCGAAGCCGCGGCGCAGCTGGAGATACTCTCGCCTCGCGAGCGTGACGTGCTCAACGGCATGGTCGAAGGGCTGCCGAACAAGGCCATCGCCCATGACCTCGGCATCAGTCCGCGGACGGTGGAAATTCACCGGGCCAACGTCATGTCCAAACTAGGCGTCAAAAGTCTCTCCGAAGCACTTCGTCTCGCTTTTGCAGCGACTGAGAAATTCGAGTCCGGGTGA
- a CDS encoding fimbria/pilus outer membrane usher protein: MGPHGRPDINPYDRDIDMTVPLTFQNRSLGEIPMRLTADDRFLLESETFVRLMRPILNDPAHASLAARLQNVRSFGPAELEGAGVELTYDPSSLAVVVVEVSPEQRAIQNLFAPPREDLNDVTLKPADFSAYLNLNLVDSYIWEADDVAPPTINFDGAMRYGNVVFEGDAQFRQSVEDTGEEVYKFERNYARVVYDEPEDYRRWMIGDLDPEIRGQQSYVQMGGIGVLRQQRRFNTFRSAILQANRQLILQRESTVRFMRNGALYREMRLQPGRYDFSSLPLIAGSNDIDIQVEDNTGSLQSLSFQQYLDPIDLDPGDYEYGAFLGPTNRNFSTAPDYKGPVAFTGFFRKAFLNKPALGVGLQVSEDVQTLNGQGQFVLGNGGRILLDMAGSNSEAADQGFAGGVSYEQFMDRGGLADNFSLRADYISSGFATLGNPEAINTTSFSFSSQYTRQFSFRFLATATASYLKGRDSVGDSYRVGATGYYRLNDRWTFRAGADYAKFPTAFSGGTGFSVNVGLIFQPDYRRRAEARYESRDNLGEVSYNQSGLNEINSLGFGGVVAHQDGNMRAQGYASYSANRFDAAVSHATYGPSFSNFADVNATSVRVGTTLAFADGEFGMGRRINDSFMLLHPHENLGKRSVVAGQSLAENNYIGRSGALGSAVNNFLASYVVQSVQYDVEDPPTGYDTGPGVLRVNPPYKSGYVYKVGTDAFVSAMGTLVTAPDKPVALIGGRVTLLDVSDGDTPEPTPFFTNSAGRFAIANLLPGRRYLVETYGPNGTIDRSFEFSVPNDTDGLVNLGTVQPGLSN, translated from the coding sequence ATGGGTCCGCACGGACGGCCGGACATCAATCCCTACGATCGCGACATCGACATGACGGTGCCGCTGACGTTCCAGAACCGCAGCCTGGGCGAAATTCCCATGCGGCTTACGGCGGATGACCGATTCCTCCTGGAATCCGAAACGTTTGTCCGTCTCATGCGCCCGATCCTCAACGATCCCGCGCATGCATCGCTGGCTGCACGGCTTCAGAACGTGAGGTCCTTTGGCCCCGCGGAACTCGAAGGCGCTGGAGTTGAACTTACTTACGATCCCAGCTCGCTGGCAGTGGTGGTGGTCGAAGTCTCGCCTGAGCAGCGCGCCATCCAGAACCTGTTCGCCCCGCCTCGCGAAGACTTGAACGACGTCACGCTCAAGCCAGCCGACTTCTCCGCCTATCTCAATCTCAACCTCGTCGATTCCTATATCTGGGAAGCGGACGACGTCGCTCCGCCGACCATCAACTTCGACGGCGCGATGCGGTACGGGAACGTGGTTTTCGAAGGCGACGCCCAGTTCCGGCAGAGCGTCGAAGACACGGGCGAAGAAGTATACAAGTTCGAGCGCAACTACGCCCGCGTGGTCTACGACGAACCCGAGGATTACCGCCGCTGGATGATCGGTGATCTCGATCCCGAGATCCGCGGCCAGCAGTCTTACGTCCAGATGGGCGGTATCGGCGTGCTCCGCCAGCAGCGCCGGTTCAACACCTTCCGCTCCGCGATCCTGCAGGCCAACCGCCAGCTGATACTACAGCGAGAATCGACCGTCCGCTTCATGCGCAACGGCGCTCTCTATCGCGAAATGCGGTTGCAGCCGGGGCGCTACGATTTCAGTTCGCTGCCGCTCATCGCCGGCAGCAACGACATCGACATTCAAGTCGAAGACAACACCGGCAGCCTCCAGAGCCTGTCGTTCCAACAGTACCTCGACCCGATCGACCTCGATCCGGGCGACTATGAGTATGGCGCCTTTCTCGGCCCGACGAACCGGAACTTCAGCACAGCGCCGGACTACAAGGGTCCGGTCGCTTTCACGGGCTTCTTCCGCAAGGCGTTCCTGAACAAACCGGCGCTCGGCGTCGGCTTGCAGGTCAGCGAGGACGTGCAGACTCTCAACGGTCAAGGCCAGTTCGTGCTCGGGAACGGCGGCCGCATTCTTCTCGACATGGCCGGCAGCAATTCGGAAGCCGCCGACCAGGGTTTTGCCGGTGGCGTGAGCTACGAACAGTTCATGGACCGGGGGGGCCTGGCGGATAACTTCTCGCTGCGGGCGGACTACATTTCGTCCGGCTTTGCGACGCTAGGGAATCCCGAAGCGATAAACACGACGTCGTTCTCGTTTTCCTCGCAGTACACCCGGCAATTCAGCTTCCGTTTCCTGGCGACAGCCACGGCATCTTATCTCAAGGGCCGCGACTCTGTCGGCGATAGCTATCGTGTTGGAGCGACCGGATATTATCGGCTTAACGACCGCTGGACCTTCAGGGCCGGCGCCGATTACGCCAAGTTCCCGACGGCATTTTCCGGAGGGACCGGCTTCAGCGTCAACGTTGGTCTGATCTTCCAGCCCGACTACCGCCGGCGTGCCGAAGCCCGATACGAGAGCCGCGATAACCTGGGCGAGGTTTCTTACAATCAGAGCGGCCTCAACGAGATCAACAGCCTCGGCTTCGGCGGTGTGGTCGCGCATCAGGATGGCAACATGCGAGCGCAAGGCTACGCGTCCTATTCTGCCAACCGTTTCGACGCCGCGGTCAGCCACGCGACTTACGGCCCGAGTTTCTCGAACTTTGCGGACGTGAACGCCACCTCGGTCCGCGTGGGCACCACCCTGGCGTTTGCGGACGGCGAATTCGGCATGGGACGTCGGATCAACGACAGCTTCATGCTGCTTCATCCGCATGAAAATCTTGGCAAACGCAGTGTCGTCGCCGGCCAATCCCTGGCCGAAAACAATTATATCGGCCGGAGCGGCGCTCTAGGATCAGCAGTGAACAACTTCCTTGCATCGTACGTGGTTCAATCGGTGCAGTACGACGTCGAGGATCCGCCGACGGGCTACGACACTGGACCGGGTGTGCTGCGGGTCAATCCGCCGTATAAGAGCGGCTACGTGTACAAGGTTGGAACCGACGCGTTCGTGAGCGCGATGGGCACTCTCGTTACCGCTCCGGACAAGCCTGTCGCCTTGATCGGCGGTCGCGTCACGCTGCTCGACGTTTCGGACGGAGACACTCCGGAACCGACGCCATTCTTCACCAATTCAGCGGGACGCTTTGCGATCGCAAACTTGCTTCCTGGCCGCCGTTATCTTGTAGAAACCTATGGACCTAATGGTACAATCGACCGGAGCTTCGAATTCTCCGTTCCGAACGATACCGACGGCCTCGTCAATCTCGGCACAGTTCAGCCGGGCTTGAGCAACTAG
- a CDS encoding outer membrane protein: MNSKLFVAAAFAAVIATPAFANPASGPRIEGVVGWDKPSIDGLDDAQNGADGVVFGLGVGYDTVVANALAIGIDAEITDGDAGWKFSDDEDGASLLFGRDLYVGARFTTQASDKISLYAKVGYTNARLTSVVTEDGVSEKDSASAEGFRTGLGAQYLVTNNAYLGTEYRYSNYEAGLSRHQVVATLGWRF, encoded by the coding sequence ATGAATTCGAAGCTTTTTGTTGCCGCCGCCTTTGCGGCTGTGATCGCCACGCCCGCATTTGCCAATCCGGCTTCGGGTCCCCGGATCGAGGGAGTTGTCGGCTGGGACAAGCCGAGCATCGACGGGCTCGATGACGCCCAGAACGGAGCCGACGGCGTAGTTTTTGGTCTGGGTGTGGGCTATGATACGGTCGTCGCAAACGCCTTGGCGATCGGTATCGACGCCGAAATCACCGACGGCGACGCCGGTTGGAAATTTAGCGATGATGAGGACGGCGCTTCGCTGCTGTTCGGCCGCGATCTCTACGTCGGCGCCCGCTTTACCACGCAAGCTTCAGACAAGATCTCGCTCTATGCAAAGGTTGGCTACACCAACGCCCGTCTGACGAGCGTCGTGACGGAAGACGGAGTTTCCGAAAAGGACTCCGCTTCTGCGGAAGGCTTCCGGACCGGCCTCGGTGCGCAGTACCTTGTCACCAACAACGCCTATCTCGGCACTGAGTATCGTTACTCGAACTATGAAGCTGGCTTGTCGCGCCACCAGGTCGTGGCCACGCTCGGCTGGCGCTTCTAG
- a CDS encoding cupin domain-containing protein has translation MAMTTITRRGAVVGFSALVAGSAAVGQASLASHLHPAASSTQKEGEAFRFLALKMFLEASSEDTNGATAVLRIFVPPGEGAAPHVHSREDEVFTIVRGHYRFRHGDEEVDAPAGTALFMPKGIPHTFRNIGTEPGEHVLTLIPGGLEKMFREASDAGLQMPRDRERYTELAARYGVRTLPPDSLPFSPGG, from the coding sequence ATGGCGATGACAACGATTACGCGACGCGGCGCGGTGGTTGGCTTCTCAGCGCTGGTGGCCGGATCGGCGGCAGTCGGTCAGGCATCGCTGGCCAGCCATCTGCATCCAGCGGCAAGTTCGACGCAAAAGGAAGGGGAGGCGTTCAGGTTCCTCGCCCTCAAGATGTTCCTCGAGGCCAGTAGCGAGGACACCAACGGAGCGACGGCCGTCTTGCGGATTTTTGTGCCGCCAGGAGAAGGCGCGGCGCCGCATGTGCATTCGCGCGAGGACGAGGTCTTCACGATCGTGCGCGGCCACTATCGCTTCCGCCATGGCGACGAGGAGGTCGACGCTCCGGCAGGAACCGCACTCTTCATGCCGAAGGGCATACCCCACACTTTTCGCAACATCGGCACCGAGCCCGGCGAACATGTGCTGACGCTGATCCCCGGCGGACTGGAGAAGATGTTCCGCGAGGCCTCGGACGCTGGCCTGCAGATGCCGCGTGACAGGGAGCGATACACCGAACTGGCGGCCAGATATGGTGTGCGGACATTGCCGCCAGATTCACTGCCGTTTTCCCCGGGCGGTTGA
- a CDS encoding sensor histidine kinase, with translation MAVQMKRLNNTNYLRSLLASAPIGMIVLDRRLMIVSFNSVAESIFGYSEGEVVGKHVKILLPEADRNRHAAYLRRNIRVGWPNRIGLGRVLGRVDVAQRRDGKVFPVQLTIGEARTPEGVVFTGFLHDITSRQQAQQELHELRDQLEHVSKMSAVTTLAQSLTHELNQPLTAIASYMEASRDLLEAADLDRAMMREALDEAATQAIRAGRIIRRMRDFIMEGESEKGVESIADVVNEVTVLGQFGPATKNVHLQLNLDPSMDRAVIDRTQIHQVLQNLIRNALEVMRDSPVQRLEISSRKVDDGALRITVADSGPGLAPGVRERLFEPFYTTKRHGMGLGLPICRAIIESHGGKLWAGPSHLGGTAFHFTLLTGTFPEVTHD, from the coding sequence ATGGCGGTTCAAATGAAACGCTTGAACAACACTAATTACTTGAGGTCCCTATTGGCCAGTGCGCCAATAGGGATGATCGTGCTCGACCGTCGTCTAATGATTGTGTCCTTCAATAGCGTGGCTGAATCCATATTCGGCTACAGCGAAGGGGAAGTAGTCGGCAAGCACGTCAAGATCCTTCTTCCGGAGGCAGATCGCAATCGGCATGCCGCCTACCTCAGGCGCAATATCCGTGTGGGTTGGCCCAATCGCATCGGCCTTGGCCGCGTGCTGGGCCGCGTCGATGTCGCGCAAAGGCGCGATGGCAAGGTTTTCCCGGTCCAGTTGACCATCGGTGAAGCCAGAACTCCCGAGGGGGTCGTGTTCACGGGGTTTCTGCACGACATCACGTCGCGCCAGCAGGCGCAGCAGGAACTGCATGAGTTGCGCGATCAGCTCGAGCACGTGTCCAAGATGAGCGCGGTCACCACGCTGGCGCAGTCATTGACGCATGAGCTCAACCAGCCCCTGACGGCCATTGCGAGCTACATGGAAGCATCGCGCGATCTGCTTGAGGCTGCTGATCTCGACCGGGCCATGATGCGCGAAGCGCTGGATGAGGCCGCGACACAGGCCATCCGCGCAGGGCGGATCATTCGCCGGATGCGCGACTTCATCATGGAAGGTGAATCCGAAAAGGGCGTGGAGAGCATCGCCGATGTCGTCAATGAAGTGACGGTGCTGGGCCAATTTGGCCCAGCTACGAAAAACGTCCATCTGCAACTCAATCTCGACCCCAGCATGGACCGTGCGGTGATCGATCGCACGCAGATCCATCAGGTGCTGCAGAACTTGATCCGCAATGCGCTCGAAGTGATGCGGGATTCGCCGGTTCAGCGGCTGGAGATCAGTTCACGCAAGGTGGACGACGGCGCGCTCCGCATAACCGTGGCCGACAGCGGCCCGGGCCTCGCGCCCGGCGTGCGGGAGCGCCTGTTCGAACCATTCTACACGACAAAGCGGCACGGCATGGGGCTCGGATTGCCGATCTGCCGCGCCATCATCGAATCTCACGGGGGCAAACTGTGGGCGGGGCCGTCTCATCTGGGCGGGACCGCATTTCATTTCACTCTACTTACAGGAACATTCCCCGAGGTGACCCATGACTAA